The Fusobacterium sp. IOR10 region GGATCCACATAACAATATAGTAAATCTGTAAATAAATTTACAGATATTACAATAATAGAACTATACAAAACTAAAGCTTGAACTACAGGGAAATCTCTGTTTTCAACAGCTAAAACCATTAAATTTCCTAATCCAGGCAAGTTAAACAAACTTTCAATAATAACACTTCCTGCTAATATTTTTACAAAAAGTCCTGAAATAATTGTTATCATTGGTAGCATAATATTTTTTAAAACATCTGTAACAATTACATTATTTTTATTTCTTCCCTTTGCTACTGCTGCCTTAACATAATCTTTATTAAGCTCTTCTAATATTATATTTTTTAAATATATAGAAGTTATTGATATTCTAGATAGTGCTAAAGTTAAAGCAGGTAAAAAAAGAGACACCCCTTTAAAGGAGACTTTAAAATAAACTCCAAATATCATCATTAATATTAATCCACTCCAAAAAGAAGGAATTGAAACTCCTATCATATTTATAGTTGAAATAATATCTGATCCTCTTTTTTTATTGATCATAGCTGAAAATAATCCCAAGGGAAATCCAATTAAAATAGTTATTCCCATTGATAGAAGGGCTAAATTCATAGTTACTCCCATTCTTTTCTTTATAAGATTGTTAACAGGTACGGAAAAACGAATTGACTCTCCCATATCTCCTTTACTAACATCACTTATCCAATCAACATAGGCTAAATATTTAGGCTTATCTAAACCTAGTTCTTTATTCAAGGTTTCTATTTGCTGTTCAGTTGCCTCTGTTCCTAACTTAGAAAGCAAAGGATCTCCTGGAATTACTTTAAGCACAGTAAAACTAATTAGAGACACTAAAAATAAAGTTAAAAATGAAGAAATAATTTTTTTTATTAAAAACATAATTTTCTCCTATTTTTTTAAATTAAGTAGTGATAAGTCTAGGACATAACAAGGATATATTTTAAAACCGTCAATATTTTTATTAATAGCAACTATATAATTAGGAGCTTGTAAAAATACAGAGGCAACATTTTTAGTCAAAATTTCTTGAGCTTCCTTAAATAACTCTATTCTTTTATCATCACTATTCTCTGTTGAAATTTTTCTTAAAATTTGATCATAACTATTATTTGAAAAATTAATCATATTTCTTTTATCCTTTGACATATATCTACTAAAAGTAGTATAAGGAGAAGGTTTCCCTTCAAAACCAATAACAGTTA contains the following coding sequences:
- a CDS encoding ABC transporter permease, with the translated sequence MFLIKKIISSFLTLFLVSLISFTVLKVIPGDPLLSKLGTEATEQQIETLNKELGLDKPKYLAYVDWISDVSKGDMGESIRFSVPVNNLIKKRMGVTMNLALLSMGITILIGFPLGLFSAMINKKRGSDIISTINMIGVSIPSFWSGLILMMIFGVYFKVSFKGVSLFLPALTLALSRISITSIYLKNIILEELNKDYVKAAVAKGRNKNNVIVTDVLKNIMLPMITIISGLFVKILAGSVIIESLFNLPGLGNLMVLAVENRDFPVVQALVLYSSIIVISVNLFTDLLYCYVDPRIKIS